A window of Corallococcus macrosporus DSM 14697 contains these coding sequences:
- a CDS encoding Circumsporozoite protein — MSPRIGNRPQPPPPPPPPPPARDNRAPSQGGRNGPRVDTQASGSVEQPRQGALSGQSSFTAGGARADVSGTGPGGIDTRAHVQGPTFSADAQVDADIGLSGIDVSVDIDIEANLIEAGAGASKTVEFEIAGEEYSVELDLEALGKIGAEGSIELDLHVGTDGNVSINAAASGFAGAQASLTGSIELKHEDNTLASGSITASASAGVSGDAHANIGIENGNLEFDVGVEATAGLGLGVEIEGSVNPGNVLRAVGETAAAAGGEVLENVVDGAINAGGAVADAAGEVFTNAADAVTDFVGDVGGGIKNAWESVF, encoded by the coding sequence ATGTCCCCCCGCATTGGCAACCGTCCGCAGCCGCCGCCTCCGCCGCCGCCCCCGCCGCCGGCTCGCGACAACCGGGCCCCCAGTCAGGGTGGACGCAATGGCCCCCGCGTCGACACCCAGGCGTCCGGTTCCGTGGAGCAGCCCCGGCAGGGCGCGCTGAGCGGCCAGTCCAGCTTCACGGCCGGCGGCGCCCGCGCCGATGTGAGCGGCACCGGCCCCGGCGGCATCGACACGCGCGCCCACGTCCAGGGCCCCACCTTCTCCGCCGACGCGCAGGTGGACGCGGACATCGGCCTGTCGGGCATCGACGTGAGCGTCGACATCGACATCGAGGCCAACCTCATCGAGGCGGGCGCCGGGGCGTCCAAGACGGTGGAGTTCGAGATCGCCGGCGAGGAGTACTCCGTCGAGCTGGACCTGGAGGCGCTGGGCAAGATTGGCGCCGAGGGCAGCATCGAGCTGGACCTGCACGTGGGCACCGACGGCAACGTGTCCATCAACGCCGCGGCCTCCGGCTTCGCGGGCGCGCAGGCGAGCCTGACGGGCTCCATCGAGCTGAAGCACGAGGACAACACGCTCGCGTCCGGCAGCATCACCGCCAGCGCCAGCGCGGGTGTCAGCGGCGACGCGCACGCGAACATCGGCATCGAGAACGGCAACCTGGAGTTCGACGTCGGCGTGGAGGCCACCGCGGGCCTGGGCCTGGGCGTGGAGATTGAAGGCTCCGTCAACCCCGGCAACGTGCTGAGGGCCGTGGGTGAGACGGCCGCCGCCGCCGGTGGCGAGGTGCTGGAGAACGTGGTGGACGGCGCCATCAACGCGGGCGGCGCCGTGGCCGACGCGGCGGGCGAGGTGTTCACCAACGCGGCGGACGCCGTGACGGACTTCGTCGGCGATGTGGGCGGCGGCATCAAGAACGCCTGGGAGTCGGTGTTCTAG
- a CDS encoding SBBP repeat-containing protein: MDWCWQRWSACGVLGGLALLSLPGTSFAKAPPLQSTTSWVSQVGSPLDELAQAVTTSGDAIYTAGYTSGQFGPEPSAGGQDAYVSRYDATGALLWTRQLGTSEHDRALAVSADENGNVYVAGYTWGSFSFYENAGGTDLFVAKYDANGVFQWVRQFGTATDDFATGIAATRQASQDAVFVSGYSLGRFDGTAPQGNYDVVVAKFDTGGNPYWLRQFGSTRSDVALGVAVSPAEDVYVTGYTYGSLDGVTNPGNTVDLFLAKYSVQGERQWVRQLGSSHDEFGTGVAVAEDGGVYVSGYTSGALEGGVRLGSYDAVLVKYDTGGNWHWARQMGTATTDYAQSVAVGADGRIHVAGFTSGAMGGEVSLGGTDMFLATYDSRGAWLNFRQVGSASTDRGQGVAAARDGAVYLVGYTWGQVSSFPGAGGYDAVLYRFLDGVNTPDEPAPQLPRGGSRGL, encoded by the coding sequence ATGGATTGGTGTTGGCAGCGGTGGAGCGCGTGCGGAGTCCTGGGTGGATTGGCGCTGCTGAGTCTTCCCGGGACCTCGTTCGCGAAGGCGCCTCCGCTGCAGAGCACCACGAGCTGGGTGAGCCAGGTGGGCAGCCCGCTGGACGAGCTGGCGCAGGCGGTGACGACGTCGGGAGACGCCATCTACACGGCGGGCTACACCAGCGGGCAGTTCGGCCCGGAGCCCTCGGCGGGCGGGCAGGACGCCTACGTCTCCAGGTACGACGCCACCGGCGCGCTCCTGTGGACGCGGCAGCTCGGGACCTCCGAACATGACCGCGCGCTCGCGGTGTCCGCGGACGAGAACGGCAACGTCTACGTCGCGGGCTACACGTGGGGCAGCTTCAGCTTCTACGAGAACGCCGGAGGCACCGACCTGTTCGTGGCGAAGTACGACGCGAATGGCGTCTTCCAGTGGGTCCGGCAGTTCGGCACCGCCACGGATGACTTCGCCACGGGCATCGCCGCCACGCGGCAGGCGTCGCAGGACGCCGTCTTCGTCAGCGGCTACTCACTGGGCCGCTTCGACGGCACGGCGCCGCAAGGCAACTACGACGTGGTGGTGGCCAAGTTCGACACCGGGGGCAATCCCTACTGGCTGCGCCAGTTCGGCTCCACGCGCAGCGACGTGGCGCTGGGCGTGGCCGTGAGCCCCGCCGAGGATGTCTACGTCACCGGCTACACCTACGGCAGCCTGGACGGCGTGACGAACCCGGGCAACACCGTGGACCTCTTCCTGGCGAAGTACAGCGTCCAGGGCGAGCGTCAGTGGGTGCGTCAGCTCGGCTCCTCGCACGACGAGTTCGGCACCGGCGTCGCCGTGGCGGAGGACGGCGGCGTCTACGTGTCTGGCTATACGTCGGGCGCGCTCGAGGGGGGCGTCCGCCTGGGCTCCTATGACGCGGTGCTGGTGAAGTACGACACCGGCGGCAACTGGCATTGGGCGCGGCAGATGGGCACCGCGACCACGGACTACGCGCAGTCCGTGGCGGTGGGCGCGGATGGCCGCATCCACGTGGCGGGTTTCACCTCCGGCGCCATGGGCGGCGAGGTGTCGCTGGGCGGCACCGACATGTTCCTGGCCACGTATGACAGCCGTGGCGCGTGGCTGAACTTCCGGCAGGTGGGCTCCGCGTCCACGGACCGCGGCCAGGGCGTGGCCGCCGCGCGGGATGGCGCCGTGTACCTGGTCGGCTACACCTGGGGACAGGTGTCCAGCTTCCCCGGCGCCGGGGGCTACGACGCGGTGCTGTACCGCTTCCTGGACGGCGTCAACACGCCGGACGAGCCTGCGCCACAGCTGCCCCGCGGCGGCTCCAGGGGCCTCTGA
- a CDS encoding LysR family transcriptional regulator: protein MSGMNVTLEQARALDALARHGTFTAAAEALRKGHTAVMYALRTLETQTELTLLDRRGYRTRLTPAGERILEHCRKLLAAERELEAACAEIRAGWEPALRIVFDGIFPAEPLLRVVKELRAEGASTRFHVSAEFLSGVEAAFVREEADLMVTLLPPTVPGLRTYRLPELKAILVAHRGHPLARRRGPLKDAELAEHLVLTVRGSDPRLQLSTGALETRSTVHLNDFAAKKAAILEGLGFGWLPEYMASRELRRGELKALKLAGGATHAFQPQLHHRSGITLGRAARRVVEALTEDAAAS from the coding sequence ATGTCGGGCATGAACGTCACGCTGGAGCAGGCCCGCGCCCTGGATGCCCTCGCCCGCCATGGCACCTTCACCGCCGCGGCGGAGGCGCTGCGCAAGGGGCACACGGCGGTGATGTACGCGCTGCGCACGCTGGAGACGCAGACGGAGCTGACCTTGCTGGACCGGCGCGGCTACCGCACGCGGCTGACACCGGCCGGGGAGCGGATCCTGGAGCACTGCCGCAAGCTGCTGGCCGCCGAGCGCGAGCTGGAGGCCGCGTGCGCGGAGATTCGCGCGGGGTGGGAGCCCGCGCTGCGCATCGTCTTCGACGGCATCTTCCCCGCCGAGCCCCTGCTGCGCGTGGTGAAGGAATTGCGCGCCGAGGGCGCCAGCACCCGCTTCCACGTCTCCGCGGAGTTCCTGTCCGGCGTGGAGGCGGCCTTCGTGCGCGAGGAGGCGGACCTGATGGTGACGCTGCTGCCGCCCACCGTGCCGGGCCTGCGCACGTACCGGCTGCCGGAGCTGAAGGCCATCCTGGTGGCCCACCGCGGGCACCCACTGGCCCGGCGGCGAGGGCCGCTGAAGGACGCGGAGCTGGCCGAGCACCTGGTGCTCACGGTGCGCGGCTCGGACCCGCGGCTCCAGCTCAGCACCGGCGCGCTGGAGACGCGCTCCACGGTGCATCTCAATGACTTCGCGGCCAAGAAGGCCGCCATCCTGGAGGGGCTGGGCTTCGGGTGGCTGCCCGAATACATGGCGTCCCGGGAGCTGCGCCGGGGCGAATTGAAGGCCCTGAAGCTGGCGGGCGGCGCCACGCACGCGTTCCAACCCCAGCTCCACCACCGCTCCGGCATCACCCTGGGACGGGCGGCCCGGCGCGTGGTGGAGGCGCTGACGGAGGACGCAGCCGCCTCCTGA
- a CDS encoding general secretion pathway protein GspE gives METGSRRPLGEILLEQGVLNRAQLRVGLVHHHEAHVPLGRALVREGLCSEADVLRGLSEQLGVDAVDLERSPPDATLLGHIPARIARQYRVVPLRREKVLLDQGEREVLHIALPAPVSLEAVDAVRAVSGMPRVEAHIAADAALNGALARLYGIEAPAEPPTPAAPAPGGPLLLYGWPPVTAVLITRLLRRHGFQARIASPLDVLHTGPEDVVLAPLQSMEGLLAGEVHIEGALIVHGSSDDEGFERARLLGARGFLASPRDEELLLRAVRRLRPHPLAGSPGPPDPASHSH, from the coding sequence ATGGAGACTGGCTCACGACGTCCGCTCGGCGAGATTCTCCTGGAACAGGGAGTGCTCAACCGCGCCCAGCTCCGGGTGGGACTGGTGCATCACCACGAGGCGCACGTTCCGCTCGGGCGGGCGCTGGTGCGCGAGGGCCTCTGCTCGGAGGCCGACGTGCTCCGCGGGCTCTCCGAGCAGCTCGGCGTGGACGCGGTGGACCTGGAGCGCAGCCCGCCGGACGCCACGCTGCTGGGCCACATCCCCGCCCGCATCGCCCGGCAGTACCGGGTGGTGCCCCTGCGCCGCGAGAAGGTGCTGCTGGACCAGGGTGAGCGGGAGGTGCTCCACATCGCGCTGCCCGCCCCTGTCTCGCTCGAGGCCGTGGACGCCGTCCGCGCCGTGTCCGGCATGCCCCGCGTCGAGGCCCACATCGCCGCCGACGCGGCGCTGAATGGCGCGCTGGCCCGCCTCTATGGCATCGAAGCGCCGGCCGAGCCCCCCACGCCGGCCGCGCCCGCGCCCGGAGGTCCCCTGCTCCTCTACGGCTGGCCTCCCGTCACCGCCGTGCTCATCACCCGGCTGCTCCGGCGCCATGGCTTCCAGGCCCGCATCGCCTCGCCCCTGGACGTGCTGCACACCGGGCCGGAGGACGTGGTGCTCGCCCCCCTCCAGTCCATGGAGGGACTGCTGGCCGGAGAGGTCCACATCGAGGGTGCCCTCATCGTCCATGGCAGCTCGGATGACGAAGGCTTCGAGCGGGCCCGGCTGCTCGGCGCGCGCGGCTTCCTGGCCAGCCCCCGCGATGAAGAGCTCCTGCTGCGCGCGGTCCGCCGGCTGAGGCCGCACCCACTCGCTGGCAGTCCAGGCCCCCCGGACCCGGCGTCTCATTCGCACTGA
- a CDS encoding right-handed parallel beta-helix repeat-containing protein, translating to MNALRPPRPLFALPLVLVLAACSSAPDARPAPEDAGVTDGGADSGTPDGGADAGSDGDAGSDTDAGAPDSGTDAGIDTDAGTPDGGPVIEVPEDGGTVVTGILTGQLTVAGSPYRVVGDSNGVVTIPSGHVLTVGPGVILDFQGRPEVTEADVDTDAPDNVMNHQAGRVEVRVYGAIQVRGTADAPVLLTSTNPYGWWGMNFYGANSVGSGDPVFEHMVFERVRKNQYNSDRDWTRGALWVYYPGPVTITDSVFRDNESSANCGALDLMFTDGSRVEGTLFEHNRIREIDRFAQPGTFSMAGGGAVCITHGRNTVLRDNTFRGNAVEAFGGSLTSDLWDRPILTWPNPEGIFDLGGGAAIHYFQPDNDLLENNVFEGNFIPWGPGAAVQLEDIGGSRTLIIRGNRFVNNRGGAGGVITCNRGSNTGELVITGDNVFTGNTVNGQPATNMTGDCGVVSR from the coding sequence ATGAATGCCCTCCGTCCTCCGCGGCCGCTGTTCGCGTTGCCCCTCGTCCTGGTGCTCGCAGCCTGCTCGTCGGCGCCGGATGCGCGGCCCGCTCCCGAGGACGCGGGCGTGACGGATGGCGGCGCGGATTCGGGCACGCCGGACGGAGGCGCTGACGCGGGGAGTGACGGTGACGCGGGCAGTGACACCGACGCGGGCGCTCCGGACAGCGGCACCGATGCGGGAATCGACACCGACGCGGGCACGCCGGATGGAGGTCCGGTCATCGAGGTTCCGGAGGATGGCGGCACGGTCGTCACGGGGATTCTGACGGGGCAGCTCACGGTGGCGGGTTCGCCGTATCGGGTGGTGGGGGACTCGAACGGGGTCGTCACCATCCCCAGCGGGCATGTGCTGACGGTGGGGCCGGGCGTCATCCTGGACTTCCAGGGCCGGCCGGAGGTGACGGAGGCGGACGTGGATACGGACGCACCCGACAACGTGATGAACCACCAGGCGGGCCGGGTGGAGGTGCGCGTGTATGGCGCCATCCAGGTGCGCGGGACGGCGGACGCGCCCGTGTTGCTGACGTCCACCAACCCATATGGCTGGTGGGGGATGAACTTCTACGGCGCCAACTCGGTGGGCTCGGGCGATCCGGTGTTCGAGCACATGGTTTTCGAGAGGGTTCGCAAGAACCAGTACAACAGCGACCGGGATTGGACGCGCGGCGCGCTGTGGGTCTACTACCCGGGGCCGGTGACGATTACGGACTCGGTGTTCCGTGACAATGAATCCTCGGCCAACTGCGGCGCGTTGGACCTGATGTTCACCGACGGCTCTCGGGTGGAGGGCACGCTCTTCGAGCACAACCGCATCCGGGAGATTGACCGCTTCGCGCAGCCGGGCACCTTCTCCATGGCCGGAGGCGGGGCGGTGTGCATCACCCACGGCCGCAACACGGTGCTGCGCGACAACACGTTCCGGGGCAACGCCGTGGAGGCCTTCGGCGGCTCGCTGACGAGCGACCTCTGGGACCGGCCCATCCTCACGTGGCCCAACCCGGAAGGCATCTTCGACCTGGGGGGCGGCGCCGCCATCCACTACTTCCAGCCGGACAACGACCTGCTGGAGAACAACGTCTTCGAAGGCAACTTCATCCCATGGGGGCCCGGCGCGGCCGTCCAGTTGGAGGACATTGGCGGGTCGCGGACGCTCATCATTCGAGGCAACCGCTTCGTGAACAACCGAGGGGGCGCGGGCGGCGTCATCACCTGCAACCGCGGGTCGAACACCGGGGAGCTGGTCATCACCGGGGACAACGTCTTCACGGGCAACACGGTGAACGGGCAGCCGGCCACGAACATGACGGGCGACTGCGGCGTGGTGTCGCGGTAG
- a CDS encoding outer membrane beta-barrel protein: MSLLASTGASAQEEAQALESSTQQAERGGLELTVGVGFQVGAGYVYRDGAGLDRQVRDLKLSDAANGGIAFLLEAGYRVNSRWYVGAFGQYSHVLTKTNPYTCPEGYDCSTSQLRFGPHVQYHFAPDAAFDPFLGLGVGMVLLNNKVSGPITQPAPGTVEIDGQTRGPEFVNVTVGGKWRLSDSLSFGPYLTATYARYTTRSGTTTVNIPAVNLTQETPLEQVGDGPYGLLMLGVRGTWNL; the protein is encoded by the coding sequence GTGTCTCTGCTGGCTTCCACGGGCGCGAGCGCGCAGGAGGAGGCGCAGGCGCTGGAGTCCTCCACTCAGCAGGCCGAGCGCGGCGGCCTGGAGCTCACGGTGGGCGTCGGCTTCCAGGTGGGGGCGGGCTACGTCTACCGGGACGGGGCGGGCCTGGACCGGCAGGTCCGTGACTTGAAGCTCAGCGACGCGGCCAATGGCGGCATCGCCTTCCTGCTGGAGGCGGGCTACCGCGTCAACTCGCGGTGGTACGTGGGCGCGTTCGGCCAGTACTCCCACGTGCTGACGAAGACCAACCCGTACACCTGCCCGGAGGGCTACGACTGCTCCACGTCGCAGCTCCGCTTCGGTCCCCACGTGCAGTACCACTTCGCGCCGGACGCCGCGTTCGACCCGTTCCTCGGGCTGGGCGTGGGCATGGTCCTCCTCAACAACAAGGTGTCCGGCCCCATCACCCAGCCCGCGCCCGGCACGGTTGAAATCGATGGCCAGACGCGCGGCCCCGAGTTCGTGAACGTGACTGTCGGCGGCAAGTGGCGGCTGTCGGACTCGCTGTCCTTCGGGCCGTACCTCACGGCCACCTACGCCCGCTACACCACGCGCAGCGGCACCACGACGGTGAACATCCCCGCCGTGAATCTCACGCAGGAGACGCCCCTGGAGCAGGTCGGCGACGGCCCGTATGGCTTGCTCATGCTCGGGGTTCGCGGGACCTGGAACCTCTAA
- the rpiA gene encoding ribose-5-phosphate isomerase RpiA, translating into MSQQPDREATARHKQAAAEWAVEGFVQPGMVVGLGTGSTAAFAVQRLATLLAQGRLRDVVGVPTSRATEALARSLGVPVSTLEAHPVLDVTIDGADEVAPDLSLIKGGGGALLREKIVAQASERVVIVVDAGKLSPVLGTRWPVPVEVLSFGWRSQARFLEALGARVTVRADAQGEPFRTDQGNLVFDCAFGPIGAPAPLAVRLGARAGIVGHGLFLDLATDLVVAGPQGVEHRAR; encoded by the coding sequence ATGAGCCAGCAGCCGGACCGCGAGGCGACGGCCCGCCACAAGCAAGCAGCCGCCGAGTGGGCGGTGGAGGGCTTCGTCCAGCCGGGCATGGTGGTGGGGCTGGGCACGGGCAGCACCGCGGCCTTCGCCGTCCAGCGACTGGCCACGCTGCTCGCGCAGGGGCGCCTGCGGGACGTCGTGGGCGTGCCGACCTCGCGTGCCACGGAGGCGCTGGCGCGCTCGCTGGGCGTGCCCGTGTCCACGTTGGAGGCGCACCCCGTGCTGGACGTCACCATCGACGGCGCGGACGAGGTGGCGCCGGACCTGTCCCTCATCAAGGGCGGAGGTGGCGCGCTGCTGCGAGAGAAAATCGTCGCGCAGGCCAGCGAGCGCGTCGTCATCGTGGTGGACGCGGGCAAGCTGTCGCCCGTGCTGGGCACGCGGTGGCCCGTGCCGGTGGAGGTGCTGTCCTTCGGCTGGCGCTCCCAGGCGCGCTTCCTGGAAGCCCTGGGCGCGCGCGTCACCGTGCGCGCCGACGCCCAGGGCGAGCCCTTCCGCACCGACCAGGGCAACCTCGTCTTCGACTGCGCCTTCGGCCCCATCGGCGCGCCCGCGCCGCTGGCGGTGCGCCTGGGCGCGCGCGCGGGCATCGTGGGCCACGGCCTGTTCCTGGACCTCGCCACGGACCTGGTCGTGGCCGGGCCACAGGGCGTGGAGCACCGCGCGCGGTGA
- a CDS encoding arsenate reductase family protein translates to MAKDVLVLSYSGCGTCKKALKWLQEQGVAHQVRPIVDMPPTVAELKQWIARSGLSVRKWLNTSGQSYRALGKEKVDAASDAALVQWLAADGKLVKRPVLVTGDTVLVGFKPEAYAQHFPGRG, encoded by the coding sequence ATGGCGAAAGACGTCCTCGTACTCTCCTACTCAGGCTGCGGCACCTGCAAGAAGGCGCTGAAGTGGTTGCAGGAACAAGGTGTTGCCCACCAGGTGCGCCCCATCGTCGACATGCCGCCCACCGTGGCCGAGCTGAAGCAGTGGATTGCCCGCAGCGGCCTCTCCGTCCGCAAGTGGCTCAACACCAGCGGCCAGAGCTACCGCGCGCTCGGCAAGGAGAAGGTCGACGCCGCCAGTGACGCGGCGCTGGTGCAGTGGCTGGCCGCGGATGGAAAGCTCGTGAAGCGCCCGGTGCTCGTCACCGGGGACACCGTCCTCGTGGGCTTCAAGCCCGAGGCCTACGCGCAGCACTTCCCCGGACGCGGCTGA